In Tolumonas lignilytica, the DNA window TTAGATGTACTGATAGGGCACACCCACTTAAACATATTTTCCCGTTCAGATGTTCGTGATGTTGCGAACAACACACTCCCTGGCTCTGTCTGCGTTATATAATAAGCGCGTGCCCAAGGTAAAAATTGGATGGATTGCTGAGGTTCAGACATTTCTTCCCAGATCAGATGCAGCAAATCAACAGAAAACCCGGCCGCATGTTGGTTGTTATCCTGATAGTTTACAGGTGGATTTTGTTCGCTGAGAAAAGTCAGCCCTACCTGTGAGGCATGGGCCAAAGAGACAGAAGTAATAACTGGAATTAACCACCGTAGTCTCAAGCAGGCGTTCTCCGATCCGTGAATAAAAAATTTCAGCTCGGATTACATATAGATGATAGTAGAAAAATTGTCAAATAATCACGTAATTACAATTAGTTAGTTATCAATGGTGTGAACAGATGAAAATCTTATTGGTTGAAGATGATGCGCTATTACTCAATGGATTACAAAAGGCATTAGTACAACAACAATACTGCTGTGATGTTGCCAATAGTATCAGTGAAGCTCGTCGTTACACATTGAACGATTATGATTTATTGATTCTTGACCTTGGCTTACCCGATGGTGATGGCTTATCGCTATTGAAAACATGGCGTCAGCAGGGGTGTGTTCTCCCGGTCTTAATCCTTACCGCTCGGGATTCTCTGGATGATCGAGTCAAGGGGCTTGATTCAGGGGCGGACGACTATTTGGTTAAGCCATTTGCACTTGCAGAATTACAAGCACGAGTGCGTGCATTGATGCGGCGGCGGTTTGAAAAAACAGAAAATGCCCTGCAATTCGGTTCGCTCAAGTTAGATATGAATCATCATCAGGTTTGGCAAAACGGCAATGAATTAACGCTAACGCGCATGGAATATGCCATTTTGCGGCGGCTTATGTTGCATGCGGGGAAAACAGTTCAGCGTGAGCGTTTACAACAGGATTTGTATGACTGGACGGACGAGATCGGGTCAAATACATTAGAAGTTTATATACATCACTTACGGCGTAAATTGGGGTCTAATTACATCAAGACCATACGTGGAGAGGGGTATCGTCTTGAATCGCAGGCTGAATAGTTTATCCCGCCGATTATTACTCAGTTTAGGTGTGATTATTTTTATCACACAAACACTTACCATTGCGTGGTTATTGCACGAAGATCGGGAATTATTAGCCACTACGCTACGCAATATCGGACAACCGGAATCAACGATACATCAGCTTCATGGCACCAATAAAGAAATGCTGAGTGCGTTGTTGGTTCCTACTGCAATCGAGTTTCTGATGAGTTTGGCTGCGGCCGCTTTCATGATCAGCTGGATCGTGGCGCCATTAAAAAGACTGACGAACCAATTACAGCAACGCACTGTAGAACAATGGCAACCCTTTGATGCAGACAGCAATAGCAAGGAAGTGATTGCGATTACTGGTGCATTGAACGGTTTAATGCTTAAGCTGCAACAGGCTTTTCAGCGCGAGCGTCAATTTACAGCGGATGTCTCCCATGAGTTAAGAACTCCCATAGCCGGAATACGCTTGAATCTTGAGCTGTTAGCGTTACAACATCCGGAAGAAATTAAGCCACTGATCGCCCGATTGGACAGTATGCAACATACCATTGAGCAACTACTGACTATGGCTCGTATGGAACAGCAAATGGTGATGGGTTTACAGACACAAGTGGATTTGGTTCAGGATGTTGTGCTGCCATTAAAGAATGAACTGGCCGAAATGTTGCGTTCTCAAGAGCAGACCTTGCAGATCGATTGCCCCAGCTCTTTGACAGTCGAGGGGGATGCGACACTATTACGGATGTTGTTGCGTAATCTTATTGGAAACAGTAATCGA includes these proteins:
- a CDS encoding two-component system response regulator PmrA → MKILLVEDDALLLNGLQKALVQQQYCCDVANSISEARRYTLNDYDLLILDLGLPDGDGLSLLKTWRQQGCVLPVLILTARDSLDDRVKGLDSGADDYLVKPFALAELQARVRALMRRRFEKTENALQFGSLKLDMNHHQVWQNGNELTLTRMEYAILRRLMLHAGKTVQRERLQQDLYDWTDEIGSNTLEVYIHHLRRKLGSNYIKTIRGEGYRLESQAE
- the pmrB gene encoding two-component system sensor histidine kinase PmrB — protein: MNRRLNSLSRRLLLSLGVIIFITQTLTIAWLLHEDRELLATTLRNIGQPESTIHQLHGTNKEMLSALLVPTAIEFLMSLAAAAFMISWIVAPLKRLTNQLQQRTVEQWQPFDADSNSKEVIAITGALNGLMLKLQQAFQRERQFTADVSHELRTPIAGIRLNLELLALQHPEEIKPLIARLDSMQHTIEQLLTMARMEQQMVMGLQTQVDLVQDVVLPLKNELAEMLRSQEQTLQIDCPSSLTVEGDATLLRMLLRNLIGNSNRYADQNSVVTITVEMVNDQPALMVTDMGAGVEDSKIAALTDAFQRFDQRGNGIGLGLNIVARVCALHRANLHIENHHAPKGLRVEIIFPNEDKKG